TCTCCGCGTGGCCCATGCGGACGAGGCGGATGATGAAGGGCATTGATGGGCCGTCAAATCGATAAAGGAGATTCCCGGACCCTATGGTAAATATCGACACATTGTTGAGGCTGATGTTCGAGCGGGGTGCGTCCGACCTTCATATCACTGCTGGAGCCCCCCCCATGCTCCGCGTGGATGGGGTCATTACTCCAACCGAATATGAAAAGTTGAGGCCCGAGACGACACAGCAACTCATCTATAGTATCCTCACCGATGAACAAAAGGAGAAATTCGAAAAAGATAACGAATTGGATGTTTCCTTCGGTGTGGAAGGCGTTGGACGTGTCCGTATGAACGTTTACCAGCAACGCGGGGCCGTTGCGGCCGCTCTTCGTAACATTCCTACCAGTATCCGTTCCTTCGAAGACCTTAAACTTCCTGCTGTGGTCCAGGACATCGTGAAGCTTCCCAAGGGACTGGTATTGGTAACAGGGCCAACGGGTTCAGGGAAGTCAACGACCTTGGCCGCCATGCTGGACTGGATCAATACAAACCAACAACACCATATCATCACCATCGAGGACCCGATCGAGTACGTACATACCCACAAGTCCTCCATTGTGAACCAGCGGGAAGTCGGGACCGATACCCACACTTTCGCCACGGCGCTCAAATATGCACTTCGTCAAGATCCTGACGTGATCCTCATCGGGGAAATGCGCGATCTGGAAACCGTCAATGCCGCCTTGACCATCGCCGAAACGGGCCATTTGGTCTTTGCAACCTTGCATACGGTCGACGCTATCCAAACCATTAACCGTATCATCGACGTTTTCCCGGCGGGACAACAACAGCAGATCCGGGCTCAGAGTTCATTCGTGCTTCAAGCCGTGCTTTCCCAGCAACTCCTGCCTAAAGCTTATGGATCCGGTCGTTGCATGGGCATTGAAGTTCTGATCCCCACGGCGGCTGTTCGTAACCTGATCCGCGAGGAAAAGATCCATCAGATATATTCATCCATGCAAACCGGAACCGAGTACGGGATGCAAACCATGAACCAATCCCTTTTCGAGCTCTACCAAAAGCAATTGGTGACCTATAACGAGATTTTTTCCAGAACCTTGGATCCCAAGGAACTTCAGCGGATGATCAAAGGTGTAATTTAGGACTTTCTTTTTTTAAGGGGAACTGTGCCAACATTTAAGTACAAAGCCAAGAACAGTATGGGCAAGGTAGTGGATGGGACGATTGATGCACAGAATGAGGCGTCCGCTGCCGCCGCGATCCGACAGAAGCGTTTAGAGATCGTTTCCATTTCGGCGCTGAACAGCATCGATGCTTTCCTAGCCTCCCTGACAAAAAAAGGCGGAAAAGTAACCACGAAGGATATCGTCGTTTTCAGTCGTCAATTCTCCACTATGGTCAATGCTGGGCTTCCGATCCTTCAAGGATTGACGATCGTTGCAGAACAGGCGGAGAATCCGGAATTTCGAACGGTCATGACCAAAGTTCGTGATGATATTTCAAACGGTGTTCCTTTATCCGAAGCTATGGCAAAGTTCCCAAAAGTCTTTAATACCCTCTATGTCAATATGGTCAAAGCGGGAGAACAAGGGGGTATTTTGGATGTCATTTTTGAACGATTGTCCGAGTACCTTGAAAAGGCAGAAGGCGTCGCGAGGAAAGTTAAATCGGCCATGATGTACCCAGTGGTGGTCATGTCAGTCGCGGTTTTGGTTGTTATATTTTTGATGGTGAAGGTTGTGCCGACATTTCGCGATGTTTTTGCTTCTTTTGGTGCCAAGCTACCGGCGCCGACCCAATTTTTGATTAATGTGAGCGATTTTCTATCTAGCAAAAAAGCAC
The genomic region above belongs to bacterium and contains:
- a CDS encoding type IV pilus twitching motility protein PilT yields the protein MVNIDTLLRLMFERGASDLHITAGAPPMLRVDGVITPTEYEKLRPETTQQLIYSILTDEQKEKFEKDNELDVSFGVEGVGRVRMNVYQQRGAVAAALRNIPTSIRSFEDLKLPAVVQDIVKLPKGLVLVTGPTGSGKSTTLAAMLDWINTNQQHHIITIEDPIEYVHTHKSSIVNQREVGTDTHTFATALKYALRQDPDVILIGEMRDLETVNAALTIAETGHLVFATLHTVDAIQTINRIIDVFPAGQQQQIRAQSSFVLQAVLSQQLLPKAYGSGRCMGIEVLIPTAAVRNLIREEKIHQIYSSMQTGTEYGMQTMNQSLFELYQKQLVTYNEIFSRTLDPKELQRMIKGVI
- a CDS encoding type II secretion system F family protein, with product MPTFKYKAKNSMGKVVDGTIDAQNEASAAAAIRQKRLEIVSISALNSIDAFLASLTKKGGKVTTKDIVVFSRQFSTMVNAGLPILQGLTIVAEQAENPEFRTVMTKVRDDISNGVPLSEAMAKFPKVFNTLYVNMVKAGEQGGILDVIFERLSEYLEKAEGVARKVKSAMMYPVVVMSVAVLVVIFLMVKVVPTFRDVFASFGAKLPAPTQFLINVSDFLSSKKALLLLVFFALVWVAVALYRKTKTGAYNWDKMILGLPIFGILAQKASVAKFARTLGTLIKSGVPIMDALETVAKTSGNLVLERAIFNARDSVREGKTLTQPLKESKVFPPMVTQMINVGEETGALDTMLSKIADFYEDEVDAAVEGLTSIIEPILIVFLGVTIGFIVVAMFMPMFEIGNVVG